The Hordeum vulgare subsp. vulgare chromosome 4H, MorexV3_pseudomolecules_assembly, whole genome shotgun sequence genomic interval GTCCACTCTGCCTCCTCAAATAGAAGAATTAAAGAGATCGGCCGCCCGAAcaggtgtgttgaacaccctaAGTATGTGCCTTGCTTACGCCCCGGAGCTCAAAACCGAGGAAATAGTCACTGGCTAGCCTGAGCTGAAGGTTGATCGGTCAGAATTCACCGAAGTGGATTATAAGCGGACCATCGTAGAATCTCGCAATGCGGCGACTCAAGTGGCGGCGAGTTTGGACCTGAAGAAGTATCAAGCCGCCTATGATGAAgacaaaaagaaggtgacgcctccttctTATCAAATTGCCAGCCTGGTTCCCAGCCGCCCAAGAAATCCTTTTAATCTTGACTTGGACCTGTCTCACTTCCTGGTTGAGGAAGATGAGTTtatcgccttgtccaagtgtaactggaaactaGGCGATTTACGAATTGAAGGCGGAgaaagctcaaggcaaggcgactTGGCGGCGGCTTGACTCGCCCATGGACCCTTCCTTTGCTGGGGAATGATACCcattttggccatgagagccatgtaattatTTTGCTAGTGTGTGAAACACCAAACATGCCATATTGTCTTTTGGAGGGAACCATTTGTAGTCCCTGAACCTTTTCATGACTCGCGTGCAACTTCTTTATAAACCAAGAAATGGCTCCAAATTTGTCCTGGTCTATTTAGGAAAACACTAACTTATTTTAGCAAGTATATGTCTAGGAATAAACTAGCCCCCTGAATCATGGCGagaaataaatcagcccccgggttaggGAAAACCTGAAccagggcgagttataatcaagaCTAGTTTAAAGGAAAACTTTATCGATtcaatgagtttcgataggataagacgagtctgCATAACTCTAGTGATACCCTTAGGAAGCTTTTCAAAAAGCCTTGTAATTTAgatcggctgatcaggcgcgagtcaagcttctgtgaagcaggttcaatgcaccaatggtttctctattttccatgtgtgactctggccggtacctctTTTGTTTTAACcatggcgagttcagggtccatataacGTCTTGACTCGCCTCGAgttcataggtccatgtggcgacttgttcaacacatagtccagtataaccatttgtaatgcggtaatttttcactagccaagagggtattcaggctgaactcaatgagtggaagcccccaagtgacctatggtttagtaagaaaccaggcataggattacagaagcgtacacgctcttactgcaaaacgacttggggactagtagcccccaagtaagccggttttaTTTCTCAAAAACCatgtaaggcgcctatgtttgaaccgtgcgaccTGGCGACTTcgttcctctttggcttaccagtatccagttttgaaataagtgcagcatggtgacttatgctctttgatactgatagcgtccatgtttgggcgacttatagaacaataaagactcatgctttcagaagctgaaacggcaaaggaccccgaatttcgtgggtgtcggctttattgctttcataatttatGGATTACAAAAAacttgataaaagaaagaaagagagctcatggctctatgtatagtaaggccgcagatgggctatgttccaggggcgagttgtctcaaccttcgtagttggccgatctgaacgaagatccatcaaatagtatgatccgttccgaagattcttgctgacgacaaacgttCCCTCCCATGGAGGCCACAGCttgtgcataccggtatgatcttgaatcaaacggagcactaagtcgccttcttggaaagctcggctctcGACCCGGAGGCTATGATAACGACGTAAATcgtgttggtaaatcgccgaccgtgacgcggccaagttacgttcctcctccaaggcatccagcgAGTCTTGCGGTGCtgactcgttgtcctgctccacgtaAGCGGCGACTCACGGAGAATCATGCTTGATGTCGCTTGGTAACACCGCCTCCgccccatagaccagaaagaagggagtaaaacctgTGGATCGGTTTGGAGTCATCTTGATACTCCACAGAACTGATGGCAAttcctcgacccaacatcctggcgtGCGTTCCAAGGGCACCATGAGTCGAGGCTTAATCCCtcgtaatatttcctgattcgccctctctgcttgtccattagactgggggtgcGCCACCgtggaaacatcaagtcggatatgctctcatgagcagaactcttgcattgcgtCTTTGGAAAGTTTAGTACCATTGTtcgtaatgatactatgtggatatccgaaccggaaaattagcgtcttcaagaatttgacaaccGTCTTggcgtcacaactgctaacaagttttgcttccacccatttggtaaatttgtcaaccgccaccaatagatgagtctttttattagacgacattttgaaagggccgaccatatcaagcccccagactgcgaacggccaagtgattggtatcatccgcaattcctgagccagcACATGCATCTGATgcccaaacttttggcagccatcacatcggcgaacgatctcctccgcgtctgcgtgagccgtcaaccaataaaacccatgcctgaaggctttagaaaccaaggatcgggatccagcatgatgaccacagtcgcccgcatgaatctcattgaggatcatatagccttcctcagaagaaatgcatctttgaaatactCCTGAGGTGCTTCGCTTATGTAACTCGCCATTATGTATGACCATAGACTTGCACCGGCGGACAACTTGGCGAGCTAGCAGCTCttcggcaggtaactcgcctctggtgagaaagcctttgtttcttctttttatttgcacCAATGTTGTAAAGAAATCAAGAATACAAATATTTCTCCATTAGTTAGCGGTGTTTTCCTATTTGTCTCTTCATGTATAGTTTCCAACTTCTGGTGAGATTAGGAGCTTCATTTTTCTAAGCTTATTGCAATTATTAGTATTGTCTGTTACTAAAACACGTGGATGTTCGGCATTGCATCGATCAGCTGGTGTTCATATTTCCATGATTCAATCTACTGGATTATCAACTTTTTTTCTATGCATAATTGCAGGTTGTGTGGCTCTCTAGGTGTATCTTTGTCACTAAACAATATTAATAATTCCACTATCCTCCATTTTTTCACATTTTTTCGCCCCGAATCCCATCAAGAATATCTCGTTGTTCTTTTACTATGCAACTGCTCCTAGAGACACCCTGTAGCAAAATTCAAGTCTCCATTTTTTTCCATGGtatacctatcaccacaatataATGGTGTTCCCAACCCTACCAGGTACCCTCGTGTTGTTAGTTCTCTTCTCAATTTCCATGGCCGCTGATAACGATTCCATGGACTCGGGCCTTATCCTCCTAAATTCCGGAGGATCCGGACAAGACGATGGTAGTGGTGGCCGTACATGGGACGGGGACACCAACTCCAAGTTCACACCATCGGTGGAAGGATTTGCAACTGGTGCCTCATACCAAGACCCTTCCCTCCACTCCATGGTCCCTTATATGACGGCACACATCTTCACTTCAAATTACACATATTCCTTCCCTGTCAGCCCAGGCCGCATGTTCTTACGTCTTCACTTCTATCTGATTGCTTATGGAAACTATGTTGTCCCCAATGCCTTCTTTGGTGTCAGGACAGATAATCTTGTCCTCTTAAATGGCTTCAATGCTTCGCAAACAGCTCAGACAATCAATTGTGCCTACATTGTCCGTGAGTTCTCCTTGAATGTTTCTTCACGTAGCTTGGACCTCACATTTTCCCCATCAGCATTTCATAATGGTTCATATGCATTTATGAATGGCATTGAGATTGTGCCCATGCCTGACATCTTCACAACAGCTGACACAACGTTTCTCCATGGTGATTACATAGCTCCATTCACATTCGCCGCTGACACGGACTTCCAGACTATGTACCGTCTCAATGTTGGGGGCCAAGCCATTTCCCCGAAAGATGACACGGGCTTTTACTGCTCATGGGACGATGATTCCCCATACATATTTGGTGCTGGCTATGGGGTGACCTACACCAAAGATAGTAACGTGACTATCAGGTATACACCCATAGTCCGGAATTACATAGCGCCACTTGATGTTTATGGTACAGCTCCGTCGATGGGACCAAATCCACAGGTCAACCTGAACTACAACCTTACATGGATTTTACCTGTTGGTGCTGGGTTCTTATATATTGTAAGGTTCCATTTCTGTGAGATTCAATATCCTTTTACCTTAGAGAATCAAAGGACTTTCtacatctacatcaacaatcagaCAGCGTGTGATGCCATGGATGTAATCTCCTGGAGCGGGGGAATTGGTAGACCAATATACAAAGACTATGCTATCGTGGCTAGTGGTTCCGGTCAAGTGGACATGTGGATTGCACTGCACCCTTATATTTCAAGTAGATCACAATATTATGTTGCAATACTGAATGGTCTTGAGGTCTTTAAGCTACAGGGTCACGGATCGAACAATCTTGCTGAGCTCAATCCTCCACTTCCACAAAAATCCGATGTGGATCCTAATAGGCTATCTAACGGCGTAAGAAAATACAAAGGTGACATACTAGCAGCCATCGGTGGCGATTTTGCTTTGATGTCGATTGCTCTTTTCAGCATGTGTGTTATCTGCAGACGGAAGAAGGTAGCCAAGAGTTGCTGCAAAACCAACTATACATATCTGAATCGTCCCACATGTGATCTTGTCCATCACTTCTCAATTGCCGAAATTCAACTTGCCACGAAAGACTTTGATGAAGCCCTTATCATCGGCAGAGGCGGTTTCGTGAATGTCTACATTGGCAAGATAGATGGAGGGATAAAGGTGGCGATTAAGCGACTCAACCAGGAATCCCAGCAAGGATTTCATGAGTTCCAGGCTGAAATCGAGATGTTGTGCAATTTCCGCCATGGCCACCTTGTATCTTTGATTGTCTACTACAAGGACAAGAATGAGATGATTCTGGTGTATGACTACATGCGTCATGGAACACTACGCGAGCATCTCTACGGTACCAAAAACCCATCACTGTCGTGGAAGCAACGCCTTAATATTTGCATCGGCGCAGCCCGAGGGTTGCATTACCTCCACACTCGCACGGAGCAAGGAATCATCCACCGCGACGTTAAGACCACCAACATCCTACTGGATGATAAGTTAATGGCGAAGGTTTCTGACTTTGGTCTATCTAAGGCATGTACAGACACCGACAAGCCGCATGTGAGCAATGCAGTAAAAGGCTCCTTTGGATATTTTGATCCGGAGTACTTCCTGCTGCGGCGTCTCACCAGAAAATCAGATGTGTACTCCTTCGGGGTCGTGttgtttgagatcatgtgtgcacGCCCTGTGATAAACACCAAGCTCCCAGACGAGCAAGTGAGCTTGCGTGACTGGGCGCTATCTTGCCAGGAGAACGGTGTACTCAGGCAGATTGTTGACCCCTGCATTAAGGAGGAGATCACCCCCGAGTGCTTCAGGATATTTTCAGAGCTGGCAAAGAAATGTTTTGCTGATCGTAGCATACATAGGCCATCAATGGGTGATGTGCTTCAGAATCTTGAGGCTGCACTGAGGCTGCAGGACAATTGCAGCCGTGCCGGAAAGCCATCATCTTTTCAGATCATCAGTctagtgcattcacacaaagcatCGACACACTCAGTAATTAGTGTCAGTGCACAGGAAGAGATATTTTCAGATATTGTTCATCCGGAAGGCCGATAAAACCACACTCCAGGTGAGGATTTTAATTTATATACAAGTTATATTAGATGGTAATTTATTTGTTCAATATACTATGTTCCGGTGGTTCATAATAATCTCAGATAATTTAATCTCCTGCAATCTTAGTAGTTAATGCTGGAGTCTGATCATGCACTTAGAactgtttcattttatttgccAGAGAGGAAGGAAGAGTAGCAAATTAAGGAGGCAAGAAGGTACATTGATCTTCCAAGGATGTATGTATGGAAATTGATGGAGTCACATGAGCACAAGTTGCAGCCTTGCTCCCTTTTTGTACGTAGTTGTGGTGTTGTTTCCCTCCCGCTGAACATGTTACATGTCTAGTTTCCTTCTGTAGCTTTTTGTTTGTCGTTGTATCCCACCCTTGTGGCGTTGATTTTCTCTTAAAGAATCAAACCTGGCTGTCGTTGTAAAGTGCAACCGAAATAATCTACTAATCTTCTCTTTGCTATGGTTGATGCTCTTCGGGCTCGTAAAGTCCCCGTCGCCGTGATACTGTCACgtaggccgccgccgccgccaccctcatACAGCCCAAAAGTTCAGCCGGGCATAGACAAGGCCGTTAAGCTTCCATCGCCACGCTGCAGCGGTGTGGCGTCAACACTGTCATCCCTGCCACCAACGCAGGCCAACCGGAGGGAACGAGGCTGGTCCGACCTAACCCAGATCGGGTCCTAGGGGCCGAGATCTGGGCATGCAGGACCGAAGCGCCACCATTGTCGCCCAGCCACCAACGGCAGGACCAACACCACCAAGACCACCCATGCCGCACCAGGGGAAGCCCGCCGTTGCGCCAGGTCACTGCCGCCGAAgaacaccaccagggggtggcgcggcCCGGACGCCATGAGTGCGGTGTGGGTCACGggatgggagggaggggagaggggggcgacCGTTGATTGCCACATCGTTCTCACTAGGTGCCTATAGCTATGAGGCATCATTTAAATAACGAAGTTTGGCATGGCAATTTGATACTTGATGAATCAATACCCTGTATTTGGGCACACCGGTCAACGGTAATGCTTGGTCAAATACTCCGGCCGGTGCTATATAGTTTGTTTGAAAGCATCTTCACACGACTGGGATTGACAACTGAATCACACCCACGATATGCTAATTCGAAAcctgattaatagcatacaaactggtcagaatagatcaaaactatgagttttgatgggttttccgtaaccggaccctagggttttcgaaatattcggatcgcagcaggacctaaaatcagtgactaataacatacaaaattggccacaataggccaaaaccacgagttttgatgagttctccgtaaccggaccacagggttcccgaaacgttcggatgccaGCGGATCCAAAATAAatgactaataacatacaaaattgATCGGAATAGGTCAAAATTGCGATTGCGATTGACAATTGAATCACACCCACGATATGCCAATCCGGAACCTGCTCCTGGAAACTGGAATGAACAatgcatgtatgcatgcatgGTCGTACTTGGGACGGGGACACTGGCTCCAAGTTTGCACCATCGGTGGGAGGAGTTGCAGCCGGCGCTTCATATCATACTAAAATCCTTCCCTCCCCTCCATGGTCCCTTATATGAGTGCACACATCTTCACTTCAAATTACACCTATTCCTTCCGTGTCACTCTAGGCTGGATCTTCTTACGCCTCTACTTCTATCCAGTTGCTTATGGAAACTATGCCGTCTCGGATGCCTTATTTGTTGTTACGGCAGGAAATCTTGTCCTCTTAAATGCATTCGATTCCTCGCGGACATCTTTTGCAATTAATTATTCCTGTGGAAAGAGGGCCCGAGGACTTTCACCCGGCTCCCGCGACCAGGGGCGACCTAGGGTGCCGCCCTCCCCTTGCCTTCGCCACCGGCCCTCCCACCGTCGGCCGCCATGCAGCCCCCTCCACCGCCCACGCCCCCGTCCCTCCCCCTACTCCCAGATCCACCCTCGCGCCGCCTCGTCGGGAGGTGGCCTGGGCGACACATGAGCTCCTCCCCGCGTGCTCCCCCTTCCCGGGGAAGGGGCGGCGGCAGTGCAGTTCGGCCGGCTGCGGTTCCGCGACCCGGTGATGGTGGCCTGCGATGGGTGAGGTGGCGGCACTGCTCCTAGGAGGCAGGGCGGCGTGGTGGTTCCGGGTGGTTGGCAGCGCGCCCCCGGCCCAGATCTGGGTACTGTGGGCCCCATCAAGGCTTAGCAGGCCTGCTCCCGGTGTGGCTACTGTGTCTTATGCATGGTGGTGAGGCGGAGCAGCTTGGacagggggcggcggtgtcgaCAGCATGCCTGTTGCAGCATGATGGCGGGAGCTTTACGGGGGGTCCCGGCCGGGCCTGTGGGCCCATGGGCCTTGTATGCTCCTACTATTGCGTCTGGTTAGCTACCGTCGTTGACGATGGAGGTTGAGCTCTCCCGCGTGCCGACGATGCTGCTGCTCCTTATCCCGGCTCCTCTTCATCTTATGCATGCTTCTCCTTATGGTGTCGTGGTGAGACGGCGCAGGGTCCTCAAGACCCTGTTGGTGCAGGGTGTCGATTGGTTTGGTGGCAGGCTCCGGAGCACCCGAGGTGCAGGATGGGATCGAGAGAAACCCCTGTCGGTCCGGCCGACACTGACGCGGTGACGCCCTTGGGTGTCGCCGAACCTTCCTGGAGGGCGTCGGGGCTACCCTTCCTCGCGCCTCGTCGCGTACCGAgggaaacccttggcagcagcgtcgtcatcgtcgacgtcGCATTCCTTATTGGAGGTGCTTATGGGTACCGACGCTTCGGAGTCCTGGAGCTTGGTGGAAGACTCTTGGTGGACGCAGCAGTTGCGAGTCTTTTGTGCTTTCTGTCAATCAGCCGGTGTCGGCATTTGTTTCCTTTGTATTTTCTTTTCCATTTCTTTTGGGCGTGACTGTGTTGTTTCCTTCCAGCAACTATCATCGAATATTCtggttggttgctttgtaatataAAGCGGGGGAACCATTTTTTGTCAATAATGCCTGCATTGTCCTTGAATACTCGGTGAATGTTTCTTCTGCCAGCTTGGACCTCACCTTTTCCCAGTCAAAATTTCTGAATGGTtcatattttttttagaaaagcaggcatagccccggcctctgcatcgagagatgcatgcagccatatattAAAATAAAAACCAAGTCTTAACAAAATACACTAAGGTCTAGCAAAGAGTAAATAAAAAGATACAAGGCGTCTGTCGCGCCACAACCGGAGAGGATAATAGGCCTAGATGACTAAAgacctatcctattaatatgtcgccatccaaaccggttgaagataccctgagctaccatctcccatcggacacacccagtaaccaaaggctccctagcttccacaggagtgagtaatgaccacgtgcggatcaaggcagtagccctgaagataacctgcaaaaagtgAATATCGCGTTGTCTATTAAACACTAAGTCATTTCTGCAATTCCATGCAGCCCAAAATAGTGTACAAGATCCTACACGAATAAGTTTAAGCAGTTTGAACATCAACCCCCTGtaaccacgtcccaaataacgtgtTTATACTATTAGGG includes:
- the LOC123447490 gene encoding receptor-like protein kinase FERONIA, which gives rise to MAADNDSMDSGLILLNSGGSGQDDGSGGRTWDGDTNSKFTPSVEGFATGASYQDPSLHSMVPYMTAHIFTSNYTYSFPVSPGRMFLRLHFYLIAYGNYVVPNAFFGVRTDNLVLLNGFNASQTAQTINCAYIVREFSLNVSSRSLDLTFSPSAFHNGSYAFMNGIEIVPMPDIFTTADTTFLHVRNYIAPLDVYGTAPSMGPNPQVNLNYNLTWILPVGAGFLYIVRFHFCEIQYPFTLENQRTFYIYINNQTACDAMDVISWSGGIGRPIYKDYAIVASGSGQVDMWIALHPYISSRSQYYVAILNGLEVFKLQGHGSNNLAELNPPLPQKSDVDPNRLSNGVRKYKGDILAAIGGDFALMSIALFSMCVICRRKKVAKSCCKTNYTYLNRPTCDLVHHFSIAEIQLATKDFDEALIIGRGGFVNVYIGKIDGGIKVAIKRLNQESQQGFHEFQAEIEMLCNFRHGHLVSLIVYYKDKNEMILVYDYMRHGTLREHLYGTKNPSLSWKQRLNICIGAARGLHYLHTRTEQGIIHRDVKTTNILLDDKLMAKVSDFGLSKACTDTDKPHVSNAVKGSFGYFDPEYFLLRRLTRKSDVYSFGVVLFEIMCARPVINTKLPDEQVSLRDWALSCQENGVLRQIVDPCIKEEITPECFRIFSELAKKCFADRSIHRPSMGDVLQNLEAALRLQDNCSRAGKPSSFQIISLVHSHKASTHSVISVSAQEEIFSDIVHPEGR